In one Bacillus thuringiensis genomic region, the following are encoded:
- the gerPC gene encoding spore germination protein GerPC, with the protein MNQDIYTYLHQLQQALQTQQAAILNLEDQVRQLQEELNELKNRPSSSVGKVEYKFDQLKVENLNGTLNIGLNPFSAKGQQIEDFQVDTETLKVNPETETNPDFYQGILQEMHRYLDEEAYNRILHFEQEERTPLDEMYRQMMVDDIKKQMEHRLPYYLSQAQSYEGISTDPDYLRDIIIQAMKQDIDKAFLSFIQHIPGNFRKE; encoded by the coding sequence ATGAATCAAGATATATATACTTACTTACACCAACTTCAACAAGCTCTTCAAACACAACAAGCAGCCATCTTGAATTTAGAAGATCAAGTGCGCCAACTCCAAGAAGAGCTTAACGAATTAAAAAATCGCCCCTCCTCTTCTGTAGGAAAAGTGGAATACAAATTCGATCAATTAAAAGTCGAAAATTTAAATGGTACTTTAAATATTGGTTTAAACCCATTTTCAGCAAAAGGACAACAAATTGAAGATTTTCAAGTGGATACAGAAACATTAAAGGTAAACCCTGAAACCGAAACAAACCCAGACTTTTATCAAGGTATCCTCCAAGAAATGCATCGATACTTAGATGAAGAAGCATATAATCGTATTCTCCATTTTGAACAAGAAGAGAGAACACCGCTTGATGAAATGTATCGACAAATGATGGTGGATGACATAAAAAAACAGATGGAGCATCGACTCCCTTATTATTTATCACAAGCGCAATCATATGAAGGTATTTCAACAGATCCAGATTATTTACGAGATATCATTATTCAGGCAATGAAACAAGATATTGACAAAGCCTTTCTCTCCTTTATTCAGCACATACCAGGAAATTTCCGAAAGGAGTAA
- the addB gene encoding helicase-exonuclease AddAB subunit AddB, which translates to MSLRFVIGRAGSGKSTLCLHEVQEELKQRPRGETILYLVPEQMTFQTQQALIGSEDVRGSIRAQVFSFSRLAWKVLQEVGGASRLHIDEAGVHMLLRKIVESRKDGLSVFQKAAEQNGFFEHLGSMIAEFKRYNVTPSNVYEMWQQLDAHSSSAEQKLLANKVYDLQLLYDDFERALIGKYLDSEDYLQLLVEKLPQSEYVNGAEIYIDGFHSFSPQELEIVRQLMICGARVTITLTIDEKTLAQPVNELDLFYETTVTYEKIKQVAREEKIEIEKTIPLMEQPRFHSPALAHLEAHYEARPNEKFNDEASVTISTAANLRAEVEGVAREIRKLVADEKYRYRDIAVLLRNGESYYDVMRTLFTDYNIPHFIDEKRPMSHHPLVECIRSALEIISGNWRYDAVFRCVKTELLYPLDVRKETMREEMDEFENYCLAYGVQGKRWTSEDPWMYRRYRSLDDTNGMITDSEREMEEKINRLRDVVRTPVIRMQKRLKRAGTVMQMCDAVYLFLEELDVPKKLEELRIRAEESGDFLFATDHEQVWEEVMSLLDTFVEMLGDEKMSLSMFTDVMSTGLEALQFANIPPSLDQVLIANIDHSRLSDVKATFIIGVNEGVIPAAPMDEGMLSDEEREVLGAAGIELAPTTRQTLLEEQFVMYQMVTRASEKLYISCPLADEEGKTLLASSFIKKIKRMFPNVKDSFITNDVNDLSRSEQISYVATPEVTLSYVMQQLQTWKRYGFEGNLDFWWDVYNFYVTSDEWKQKSSRVLSSLFYRNRAKKLSTAVSRDLYGDIIKGSVSRMELFNRCAYAHFAQHGLSLRERDIFKLDAPDIGELFHAALKKIADKLLRENRTWADLSIKECEHLSVLVIEEIAPLLQRQILLSSNRHFYLKQKLQQIIFRTSIILREHAKSSGFVPVDLEVPFGMGGTGSLPPMEFSLPNGVKMEVVGRIDRVDKAEDENGTFLRIIDYKSSSKALDLTEVYYGLALQMLTYLDVVTSNAQTWMKKGHTASPAGVLYFHIHNPIVEMKGDASEAEIEKEILKKFKMKGLVLGDADVVRLMDNKLSTGSSDIISAGLKKDGSFSARSSIASEQEFNVLQKYVHHTFENIGKDITEGVIDIAPYKMGNKAACTFCNFKSVCQFDESLEDNQFRSLKDMKDSEAMEKIREEVGGE; encoded by the coding sequence ATGTCACTTCGATTTGTGATTGGTAGAGCGGGAAGTGGAAAAAGTACACTTTGTTTACACGAAGTGCAAGAAGAGTTAAAACAGCGCCCGAGAGGGGAAACAATATTATATCTTGTGCCAGAACAGATGACATTTCAGACGCAGCAGGCGTTAATTGGAAGTGAGGATGTAAGAGGTTCTATTCGGGCACAAGTTTTTAGTTTTTCACGATTAGCGTGGAAGGTACTACAAGAAGTTGGCGGAGCGAGTCGTCTTCATATTGATGAAGCGGGTGTACATATGTTACTTCGTAAAATTGTAGAGTCTCGTAAAGATGGGTTATCGGTGTTCCAAAAAGCAGCGGAGCAAAACGGTTTCTTTGAACATCTGGGCAGTATGATTGCAGAGTTTAAACGTTACAATGTAACGCCATCTAACGTATATGAAATGTGGCAACAATTAGATGCGCATAGTAGCAGTGCCGAGCAAAAGCTATTAGCGAATAAAGTGTATGATTTACAACTACTATATGATGATTTTGAACGTGCTTTAATCGGAAAATATTTAGATTCAGAAGACTACTTGCAATTGCTAGTGGAAAAGCTTCCGCAGTCTGAATATGTAAATGGTGCGGAAATTTATATAGATGGATTTCATTCATTCTCCCCGCAAGAGTTAGAGATTGTAAGACAGCTTATGATTTGCGGAGCGAGAGTTACGATCACGTTAACGATAGATGAAAAAACGTTAGCGCAGCCAGTAAATGAACTCGATTTATTTTATGAAACGACGGTAACGTATGAAAAAATAAAACAAGTAGCGCGTGAAGAAAAAATAGAAATTGAAAAAACAATTCCACTTATGGAACAGCCGCGTTTTCATTCTCCAGCATTAGCGCATTTAGAAGCTCATTATGAAGCGCGTCCGAATGAAAAATTTAACGATGAAGCGAGTGTAACGATTAGTACAGCTGCGAATTTACGAGCGGAGGTAGAAGGTGTTGCTCGTGAAATTCGTAAACTTGTTGCGGATGAAAAATATCGTTACCGAGATATTGCAGTACTTCTTCGTAATGGGGAAAGTTATTACGATGTGATGCGAACGTTATTTACAGATTACAATATCCCGCACTTCATCGATGAAAAGCGCCCGATGTCACACCATCCATTAGTAGAATGTATTCGTTCTGCACTCGAGATTATTAGTGGGAATTGGCGTTATGATGCGGTGTTCCGCTGCGTGAAAACAGAGCTTTTATATCCATTAGACGTAAGAAAAGAAACGATGCGTGAAGAAATGGATGAATTTGAAAATTACTGTTTAGCGTACGGTGTACAAGGAAAGAGATGGACTTCAGAGGATCCATGGATGTATCGCCGTTATCGTTCTCTTGATGATACGAACGGGATGATCACAGACAGTGAACGTGAAATGGAAGAGAAAATAAATAGGCTACGTGACGTTGTAAGAACACCTGTTATTCGCATGCAAAAAAGGTTAAAGCGTGCAGGAACAGTTATGCAAATGTGTGATGCAGTTTACTTATTTTTAGAAGAGCTGGATGTTCCAAAGAAACTAGAAGAATTACGTATACGTGCAGAAGAAAGTGGAGATTTCTTATTTGCGACAGATCATGAACAAGTATGGGAAGAGGTAATGAGCCTTCTTGATACGTTTGTAGAGATGCTTGGTGATGAGAAAATGTCTCTTTCTATGTTTACGGACGTTATGTCGACAGGTCTTGAGGCACTTCAATTTGCTAATATTCCGCCTTCATTAGACCAAGTATTAATTGCTAATATTGATCACTCCAGGTTATCTGACGTGAAAGCAACGTTTATTATAGGTGTAAATGAGGGGGTTATTCCAGCAGCACCTATGGATGAAGGTATGCTTTCTGATGAGGAAAGAGAAGTTCTTGGTGCGGCAGGAATTGAATTAGCGCCAACGACGAGACAAACTTTGTTAGAAGAACAGTTCGTTATGTATCAAATGGTAACGAGAGCATCTGAGAAGTTATACATTTCATGCCCGCTTGCAGATGAAGAAGGAAAGACGTTACTTGCGTCTAGCTTTATTAAGAAAATAAAAAGAATGTTCCCTAATGTGAAAGATTCATTTATTACGAATGACGTAAATGATTTATCACGTTCAGAACAAATTTCATACGTAGCAACGCCAGAAGTAACGTTATCTTACGTTATGCAGCAACTACAAACGTGGAAGCGATACGGATTTGAAGGGAATTTAGACTTTTGGTGGGACGTATACAACTTCTACGTAACTTCAGATGAATGGAAACAAAAAAGTAGCCGCGTCTTATCAAGTTTATTCTATCGAAATCGTGCGAAGAAACTAAGTACAGCAGTAAGTAGAGATTTATATGGAGATATAATTAAAGGAAGCGTCTCTCGTATGGAACTATTTAACCGTTGTGCATACGCTCATTTTGCGCAGCACGGTTTATCGCTTAGAGAGCGTGATATTTTCAAGCTTGATGCGCCAGATATCGGCGAATTATTCCATGCGGCATTAAAGAAAATTGCGGACAAGTTATTGCGTGAAAACCGTACTTGGGCGGATTTATCCATAAAAGAGTGTGAGCATCTTTCTGTTTTAGTAATAGAAGAAATCGCACCGTTATTACAACGACAAATTTTATTAAGTTCAAACCGTCATTTCTATTTAAAACAAAAACTACAACAAATCATTTTCCGTACGTCAATCATTCTTCGTGAACATGCGAAGTCGAGCGGATTCGTACCAGTTGATTTAGAAGTGCCGTTCGGTATGGGCGGTACAGGATCACTTCCGCCGATGGAATTCTCACTACCAAATGGTGTGAAGATGGAAGTAGTCGGCCGTATTGACCGTGTTGATAAGGCAGAAGATGAAAACGGGACGTTCTTACGTATTATTGATTATAAATCAAGTTCAAAAGCGTTAGATTTAACGGAAGTGTATTACGGATTAGCACTTCAAATGTTAACGTATTTAGATGTTGTTACTTCGAATGCACAGACCTGGATGAAAAAAGGTCACACAGCATCACCAGCTGGTGTATTGTATTTTCATATTCATAACCCAATCGTTGAGATGAAAGGTGACGCATCTGAAGCTGAAATTGAAAAAGAAATTTTAAAGAAATTTAAAATGAAAGGACTCGTATTAGGAGATGCTGACGTTGTTCGTTTAATGGATAACAAACTTTCAACAGGAAGTTCAGATATTATTTCTGCTGGCCTGAAAAAAGACGGTAGCTTTAGTGCGCGTTCAAGTATTGCAAGTGAGCAAGAGTTTAACGTACTGCAAAAATATGTACACCATACGTTTGAAAATATCGGAAAAGATATTACAGAAGGTGTTATCGATATTGCTCCTTATAAAATGGGAAATAAAGCAGCATGTACGTTCTGTAACTTCAAATCTGTTTGTCAATTTGATGAGTCACTTGAAGATAATCAGTTCCGATCGTTAAAAGATATGAAAGATAGCGAAGCGATGGAGAAAATAAGAGAGGAGGTTGGCGGAGAATGA
- the gerPB gene encoding spore germination protein GerPB — protein MNFYVNQSIVINSIKIDSITTSSVFQIGTAGSIKALSKFSNTGGFTEPLRPLQAKGQIISIKPSTSSS, from the coding sequence TTGAACTTTTATGTAAACCAAAGTATCGTCATCAACAGTATTAAAATTGATAGCATTACAACCTCTTCTGTGTTCCAAATTGGTACTGCCGGAAGTATTAAAGCCCTATCTAAATTTTCAAATACGGGCGGATTTACGGAGCCGCTTCGCCCATTACAGGCGAAAGGACAAATTATTTCTATCAAACCATCAACTAGTTCTTCTTAA
- the gerPD gene encoding spore germination protein GerPD, protein MNLNVVNRELKVGQIKMNGVSSSALFLIGDANLLILSSILDTPFETVTEGPFVPLVTDVAPTPG, encoded by the coding sequence ATGAACCTTAACGTTGTAAACCGTGAGTTAAAAGTCGGACAGATTAAAATGAACGGTGTATCGTCGTCCGCACTCTTTTTAATTGGAGATGCAAATCTCCTCATTCTATCTTCTATTCTCGATACACCATTTGAAACAGTTACAGAGGGTCCATTTGTACCATTAGTAACAGATGTCGCTCCTACTCCAGGTTAA
- the lepB gene encoding signal peptidase I → MKKTLKKEGIEWIRTILIGVLLAVFFRTFFFSTYVVEGKSMMPTLQDGNMLVVNKVSYQVGDLNRFDVVVFHANKKEDYVKRIIGLPGDHIEYKHDKLYINGQFVDEPYLEKYKKEINGRQLTGDFTLEELTKEKTVPPGCIFVVGDNRLGSWDSRHFGFVKADTVVGKVDLRYWPIQEVQTNFSKG, encoded by the coding sequence ATGAAGAAAACTTTGAAAAAAGAAGGCATAGAGTGGATACGAACAATTTTAATTGGTGTATTATTAGCTGTATTTTTTCGAACGTTTTTCTTTTCGACGTACGTTGTAGAGGGGAAGTCAATGATGCCCACATTGCAAGATGGCAATATGCTAGTTGTAAATAAGGTAAGTTATCAAGTTGGGGACTTGAACAGATTTGACGTTGTGGTGTTTCATGCGAATAAAAAAGAGGACTATGTAAAGCGGATTATCGGTTTACCTGGAGATCATATTGAATATAAGCATGATAAATTATATATAAACGGACAATTCGTGGATGAACCTTATTTAGAGAAATATAAGAAGGAGATAAATGGACGACAACTAACAGGTGACTTTACGCTAGAAGAGTTAACTAAGGAAAAAACGGTGCCACCTGGATGTATTTTTGTAGTAGGTGATAACCGCCTCGGGAGCTGGGATAGTAGACACTTTGGATTTGTAAAAGCTGATACAGTTGTCGGTAAAGTTGATTTACGATATTGGCCAATTCAAGAGGTGCAAACGAATTTTTCAAAAGGTTGA
- the gerPF gene encoding spore germination protein GerPF, with translation MPSVVGNLVVQNSNGSFNLGDFYNVSPKENTKAYNGSGASNVGFVVNTFNGVSATNTFDSDVADQDQIGTA, from the coding sequence ATGCCTTCGGTTGTAGGAAATCTCGTCGTGCAAAACAGTAACGGCTCTTTCAACTTAGGAGATTTTTATAACGTATCTCCGAAAGAAAACACGAAAGCCTATAACGGATCTGGAGCTTCTAATGTTGGGTTTGTCGTGAATACGTTTAACGGTGTTAGTGCAACAAATACGTTTGATTCTGATGTGGCAGATCAAGATCAGATTGGAACAGCGTAA
- a CDS encoding RNA polymerase alpha subunit C-terminal domain-containing protein, whose translation MATEKTLRTCEKGHEYYKSSDCPTCPTCEKEKKPKTGFLSLLSSPARNALQHHGIQTIEELSKYSEKEILKMHGMGPASLPKLRRALEESGLSFK comes from the coding sequence ATGGCAACGGAAAAAACGTTAAGAACGTGTGAAAAAGGACATGAATACTACAAAAGTAGCGACTGTCCAACTTGCCCAACTTGCGAGAAAGAAAAGAAGCCGAAAACAGGATTTCTTTCACTTCTTTCATCACCAGCACGAAATGCGCTGCAACATCACGGAATTCAAACGATAGAAGAACTCTCAAAATATAGTGAAAAAGAAATTTTAAAAATGCATGGTATGGGACCAGCGTCTTTGCCGAAGCTTAGGAGGGCTTTGGAGGAGAGTGGGTTATCATTTAAATAA
- the addA gene encoding helicase-exonuclease AddAB subunit AddA, which yields MIENWPKKPEGSQWTDDQWKAVVANGRDILVAAAAGSGKTAVLVERIIKKIINEENPVDVDRLLVVTFTNAAAQEMKNRIGEALEKVLIDEPGSQHIRKQLSLLNKASISTIHSFCLQVIRGYYYMLDVDPRFRIANQTENELLKEEVLDDILEEEYGIEDNTIFFELVDRYTSDRSDDDLQRMILALHTESKAHPNPEKWLDKLVEAYDVEGKTIEDLVYASYLLEDVKFQLETAEQHIRKATELAMLPDGPAPRVETLQADAALLGTLSSAARESWTSLYEAMQNVSWQTLKRIKKSDYNEDIVKQVDSLRNKAKDEVKKLQEELFSRKPESFLRDFQDMHPVLEKLVQLVKVFTERFQAMKRDKGMVDFTDLEHFCLQILSEPSENGEMNPSAVALQYRNKFAEVLVDEYQDTNFVQESIIKFVTKDSESAGNLFMVGDVKQSIYRFRLAEPGLFLGKYKRFTQEGLGGGMKIDLAKNFRSRHEVLAGTNFIFKQIMGEEVGEIDYDVDAELKLGATYPEGEDVAAELLCIQQTEEEVIDGEEGSEVEKAQLEARLMAQRIKAMVDSGYEVYDRKTDSMRPVQYRDFVILLRSMPWAPQIMEELKLQGIPVYADLATGYFEATEVNIMMNVFRVIDNPMQDIPLAAVLRSPIVGLNDEELAMLRAHGKKGSFYEVMSSFLKGAPLEEEQELHDKLEWFYNLLQGWREFARQQSLSDLIWKVYGETGYYDFVGGLPAGKQRQANLRVLYDRARQYEATSFRGLFRFLRFIERILERGDDMGTARALGEQEDVVRIMTIHKSKGLEFPVVFVAGLGRRFNTQDLMKRFLLHKDFGFGSQFIDPRKRIKYTTLSQLAIKRKMKMELIAEEMRVLYVALTRAKEKLILIGTVKDANKEMEKWLDAREHSEWLLPDHIRAGASCYLDWIAPSLYRHRDSEILLELGQGSIPDEIYGYDTSWKVEVVDGNTLLAPEPVQEEKQELLEALREKKAVPLQSERKEEVYDRLMWKYGYEDATSHRAKQSVTEIKRNYQSEEGSDNAFIKKLRAPIKTRPRFMEKKGLTYAERGTAVHAVMQHVDLKKPITVEVLQEQIAGMVNKELLTFEQAEEIAIEKVISFFDSDLGKRVLAAKSVEREVPFTMMLAAEEAYQDWQGKSEETILVQGVIDCMIEEEDGITLIDFKTDTIEGKFPGGFEQAKPILEDRYKVQLSLYAKALEKSLQHPVKEKCLYFFDGNHIVKIEE from the coding sequence ATGATAGAAAATTGGCCTAAAAAACCAGAAGGTAGTCAATGGACAGATGACCAGTGGAAAGCTGTTGTAGCGAACGGACGTGATATTTTAGTTGCGGCTGCAGCTGGATCAGGTAAAACAGCAGTATTAGTTGAACGTATTATTAAAAAGATTATTAATGAAGAGAATCCAGTCGATGTCGACCGCCTGCTCGTTGTAACATTTACGAATGCAGCGGCGCAAGAGATGAAAAACAGAATTGGGGAAGCGTTAGAAAAAGTATTAATTGATGAGCCAGGCTCTCAGCACATTAGAAAGCAGCTGAGCTTATTAAATAAAGCTTCTATTTCGACGATTCATTCCTTTTGTTTACAAGTAATTAGAGGATACTATTACATGCTTGATGTGGATCCTCGTTTCCGTATTGCGAATCAAACAGAAAATGAATTGTTAAAAGAAGAAGTGCTAGATGACATATTAGAAGAAGAGTACGGAATCGAAGATAATACAATCTTCTTTGAACTTGTTGATCGTTATACGAGTGACCGTAGTGATGATGACTTACAACGTATGATTTTAGCGCTTCATACAGAGTCAAAAGCGCATCCAAATCCGGAAAAATGGCTCGATAAATTAGTAGAAGCATATGACGTAGAAGGAAAGACAATTGAAGATTTAGTGTACGCTTCTTACTTATTAGAAGATGTGAAATTCCAGCTTGAAACAGCGGAACAGCATATTCGTAAAGCGACGGAGCTCGCAATGCTTCCTGACGGTCCAGCGCCTCGCGTTGAAACGTTGCAAGCAGATGCAGCTTTACTTGGAACGCTATCATCAGCTGCTCGTGAATCGTGGACAAGTTTGTATGAAGCGATGCAAAACGTATCGTGGCAAACGTTAAAGCGCATTAAGAAAAGTGATTATAACGAGGATATTGTAAAACAAGTAGACTCTCTTCGTAATAAAGCGAAAGATGAAGTGAAGAAATTACAAGAAGAGCTATTTAGCCGCAAACCTGAAAGTTTCTTACGAGATTTTCAAGATATGCACCCAGTATTAGAAAAGCTCGTTCAACTTGTAAAAGTATTTACAGAGCGTTTCCAAGCGATGAAGCGAGATAAAGGAATGGTCGATTTCACAGATTTAGAGCATTTCTGTTTACAAATTTTAAGTGAACCAAGTGAAAATGGTGAAATGAATCCGTCAGCAGTGGCGCTCCAATATCGTAATAAATTTGCTGAAGTATTAGTCGATGAATATCAAGATACGAATTTTGTACAGGAATCCATTATTAAATTCGTAACGAAAGATTCTGAGAGTGCAGGGAACTTGTTCATGGTTGGTGACGTAAAGCAGTCGATTTATCGTTTCCGACTAGCCGAACCAGGACTATTCCTAGGAAAATATAAACGCTTCACACAAGAAGGATTGGGTGGCGGAATGAAGATTGACTTAGCGAAAAACTTCCGTAGTCGTCATGAAGTACTAGCAGGTACGAATTTTATTTTCAAACAAATTATGGGCGAAGAAGTTGGGGAAATTGACTACGATGTTGACGCTGAACTAAAGCTAGGTGCTACCTATCCAGAAGGTGAAGATGTAGCGGCTGAACTACTATGCATTCAGCAAACAGAAGAAGAAGTAATAGACGGTGAAGAAGGTTCGGAAGTAGAAAAGGCACAGCTTGAAGCTCGCCTTATGGCGCAGCGCATTAAAGCGATGGTCGATTCAGGTTATGAAGTATATGATCGTAAAACGGATAGTATGCGCCCTGTACAATACCGCGACTTCGTTATTTTACTTCGCTCCATGCCGTGGGCCCCGCAAATTATGGAAGAGTTAAAATTACAAGGAATTCCAGTATATGCTGACCTCGCGACTGGTTACTTTGAAGCGACGGAAGTAAATATTATGATGAACGTATTCCGCGTTATTGATAATCCGATGCAAGATATCCCGCTTGCAGCTGTACTTCGTTCCCCGATCGTTGGATTAAACGATGAAGAACTTGCAATGCTTCGTGCTCATGGAAAGAAAGGCTCGTTTTATGAAGTAATGAGCTCATTCTTAAAAGGGGCACCGCTTGAAGAGGAGCAAGAACTTCATGATAAATTAGAGTGGTTTTATAACTTACTACAAGGATGGCGTGAATTTGCACGTCAACAATCACTTTCTGATTTAATTTGGAAAGTGTACGGTGAGACAGGTTATTACGACTTCGTTGGCGGTTTACCAGCTGGAAAGCAAAGGCAGGCAAACTTACGCGTACTATATGACCGCGCAAGACAATATGAAGCAACATCATTTAGAGGATTATTCCGCTTCTTACGTTTTATTGAACGTATTTTAGAACGCGGTGATGATATGGGGACGGCGAGGGCCCTCGGTGAACAAGAAGACGTTGTTCGCATTATGACGATTCATAAAAGTAAAGGGCTAGAGTTCCCAGTTGTATTTGTAGCTGGACTCGGTCGTCGTTTTAATACACAAGACTTAATGAAACGTTTCTTATTGCATAAAGATTTCGGTTTCGGTTCGCAATTTATCGATCCGCGCAAACGAATTAAATATACAACATTATCACAGCTTGCGATTAAGCGTAAAATGAAAATGGAATTAATTGCGGAAGAAATGCGCGTACTATACGTAGCATTGACGCGTGCGAAAGAGAAGTTAATTTTAATTGGAACAGTTAAGGATGCAAATAAGGAAATGGAAAAATGGCTTGATGCGAGGGAGCATAGTGAATGGTTATTACCAGATCATATACGTGCCGGAGCGTCTTGTTATTTAGACTGGATTGCACCTTCATTATATAGACACCGTGATAGTGAAATACTTCTTGAATTAGGACAAGGAAGTATTCCAGATGAAATTTACGGGTATGACACTAGCTGGAAAGTAGAAGTTGTGGACGGTAATACGCTACTTGCACCAGAGCCAGTTCAAGAAGAGAAACAAGAATTGTTAGAAGCGCTTCGTGAGAAAAAGGCTGTTCCCCTGCAAAGTGAACGGAAAGAAGAAGTGTACGACAGATTAATGTGGAAGTACGGATATGAGGATGCGACATCTCATCGCGCGAAGCAATCTGTTACAGAAATAAAGAGAAATTATCAATCTGAAGAAGGTAGCGATAACGCCTTTATTAAAAAACTACGTGCACCAATTAAAACACGCCCGCGCTTTATGGAGAAAAAAGGGTTAACGTACGCAGAGCGCGGAACAGCAGTCCATGCCGTTATGCAGCATGTTGATTTGAAGAAGCCGATTACGGTTGAAGTTCTTCAAGAGCAAATTGCTGGAATGGTAAATAAGGAATTATTAACATTCGAGCAGGCGGAAGAAATAGCCATTGAAAAAGTAATTTCATTCTTCGACAGTGACTTAGGTAAAAGGGTATTAGCGGCGAAAAGTGTTGAGCGTGAAGTACCATTTACGATGATGCTTGCAGCAGAAGAAGCATATCAAGATTGGCAAGGGAAGAGTGAAGAAACGATTCTTGTCCAAGGGGTTATCGACTGCATGATTGAAGAGGAAGACGGCATTACGTTAATCGACTTCAAAACAGATACGATTGAAGGAAAATTCCCAGGCGGATTTGAACAAGCAAAACCAATTTTAGAAGATCGATATAAAGTACAGCTTTCGTTATATGCAAAAGCACTGGAGAAAAGCTTACAACATCCTGTGAAAGAGAAATGCTTATACTTCTTTGATGGCAATCATATTGTAAAAATTGAAGAATAG
- the gerPA gene encoding spore germination protein GerPA, which produces MPAMVGHIRIVNIGSSGIFHIGDVFAIRPISYSRAFAGAGSFNVGDNVSVYNYQSATTVNDSDVVDQAIIGST; this is translated from the coding sequence ATGCCAGCTATGGTCGGACATATTCGTATCGTCAATATTGGATCAAGTGGTATTTTTCATATTGGAGATGTATTTGCGATTAGGCCTATTAGTTACTCACGTGCTTTCGCCGGGGCCGGCTCTTTTAACGTTGGAGATAACGTTTCTGTCTACAATTATCAAAGTGCAACGACTGTCAACGATTCAGATGTCGTCGATCAAGCGATAATTGGTTCAACTTAA
- a CDS encoding spore germination protein GerPE, which produces MLHHVSIVQNVSIISLGITAVFQVGDANQMELKSRAIAVHREIPCYIRGEGRFDAFEIFIDEHITIPKRTTDVKLNIVNECPFIEVNNVELRTLLNSGCFQIGNVDYAFNNSRIMQIRQYITDEPSAQ; this is translated from the coding sequence ATGTTGCATCATGTGTCCATTGTCCAAAATGTTTCTATTATTTCTTTAGGGATTACTGCCGTATTTCAAGTTGGAGATGCAAACCAAATGGAATTAAAAAGTAGAGCTATTGCCGTCCACCGTGAAATTCCTTGTTATATACGGGGAGAAGGTCGCTTTGATGCTTTTGAAATCTTTATAGATGAACACATTACAATTCCAAAACGAACGACAGATGTAAAATTAAATATTGTAAATGAATGTCCTTTTATTGAAGTGAATAACGTTGAATTGCGGACACTTTTAAATTCTGGTTGCTTTCAAATTGGGAATGTTGATTATGCTTTTAATAACTCTCGTATTATGCAAATTCGCCAATATATTACGGATGAACCTTCCGCACAATAA
- a CDS encoding TVP38/TMEM64 family protein — MDFQTIKEYFSPENMDHIVESYKAFGPLLGIGLPMIEALIPALPLIVFVLANAVAFGFWLGFLYSWLGSVMGALLVFFIIRHFGRSRFFSFVNKHERVRKAMGWIERKGFAPIFVIFCFPFTPSALINVVAGLSRISVKQFGLALAFGKLVMIFILTYIGHDLMSFIHNPVKSVIVAIGIFILWYVGKKIEVKLELH, encoded by the coding sequence ATGGATTTTCAGACAATCAAAGAGTATTTTTCACCAGAAAATATGGATCATATTGTTGAGAGTTATAAAGCGTTCGGACCACTTCTTGGTATTGGTTTACCGATGATAGAGGCGTTGATTCCAGCATTACCGCTTATTGTATTTGTACTGGCAAATGCTGTTGCATTTGGCTTTTGGCTCGGTTTTCTTTATTCATGGCTTGGATCAGTAATGGGTGCATTACTTGTCTTTTTCATCATCCGCCATTTTGGTCGCAGTCGTTTCTTTTCGTTTGTAAATAAGCATGAGAGAGTACGAAAAGCAATGGGATGGATTGAAAGAAAAGGATTTGCACCGATTTTTGTTATATTTTGTTTTCCGTTTACACCGTCAGCATTAATAAATGTTGTCGCTGGTTTATCCCGAATTAGTGTAAAACAGTTTGGGCTAGCGTTAGCATTCGGAAAACTTGTGATGATTTTTATTTTAACGTATATCGGTCATGATTTAATGTCATTTATTCATAATCCAGTGAAATCAGTCATTGTAGCGATTGGTATTTTTATTTTATGGTATGTCGGTAAGAAAATCGAAGTAAAGTTAGAACTGCATTAA